The following coding sequences are from one Pseudomonas oryzae window:
- a CDS encoding lipopolysaccharide kinase InaA family protein, with product MSGWQLADDLPAAARVAFADLDRVFALEGEWIAADQMSKVLRVEVGGLRYYVKQYWSAGKGLRRWLGRPRVKAEWQNLRLFAQWGIPTAPVVAWGLERSKGCFGRGALITAELAGTEDLAALARNHDPRLRQRDWLDKVSHQLAEATRRMHRNGFAHNDLKWRNLLVDPAGELYLIDCPTGSFWWGPLLRYRVIKDLACLDKVAKYHLSRTRRLRFYLQYRGRERLSANDKRRLRKVLAFFEGRE from the coding sequence ATGAGCGGCTGGCAACTGGCGGACGACCTGCCGGCCGCCGCGCGCGTGGCCTTCGCCGATCTGGACCGGGTGTTCGCCCTGGAGGGCGAGTGGATTGCGGCTGACCAGATGTCCAAGGTGCTGCGCGTCGAGGTGGGCGGACTCCGCTACTACGTCAAGCAGTACTGGAGCGCCGGCAAGGGCCTGCGCCGCTGGTTGGGCCGGCCGCGGGTCAAGGCCGAGTGGCAGAACCTGCGTCTGTTCGCCCAGTGGGGCATACCCACCGCTCCGGTGGTGGCCTGGGGGCTGGAACGCAGCAAGGGTTGCTTCGGCCGCGGTGCGCTGATCACCGCGGAGCTGGCGGGTACCGAGGATCTCGCCGCGCTGGCGCGCAACCACGACCCGCGCCTGCGCCAGCGCGACTGGCTGGACAAGGTCAGCCACCAGTTGGCCGAGGCGACCCGCCGGATGCACCGCAACGGCTTTGCCCACAACGACCTGAAGTGGCGCAACCTGCTGGTCGACCCGGCCGGTGAGCTGTACCTGATCGACTGTCCGACCGGCAGCTTCTGGTGGGGGCCGCTGCTGCGCTACCGAGTGATCAAGGATCTCGCCTGTCTGGACAAGGTGGCCAAGTACCATCTGTCGCGCACCCGGCGCCTGCGCTTCTACCTGCAGTACCGCGGTCGTGAGCGGCTGTCGGCCAACGACAAGCGGCGCCTGCGCAAGGTCCTGGCTTTCTTCGAGGGGCGCGAATGA
- the rfaP gene encoding lipopolysaccharide core heptose(I) kinase RfaP translates to MQLILAEPFRSLWQGKDAFAEVEKLQGQVYRELEGRRTLRTEVAGRGYFVKIHRGIGWGEIVKNLLSAKAPVLGAGQEWTAIQRLTEVGVPTMTAVAFGARGANPATQHSFIVTEELAPTVSLEDFSRDWRDTPPAPRLKRALIQRLAEMVGGMHRAGVNHRDCYICHFLLHTDKPVSADDFRLSVIDLHRAQTRAAVPRRWRDKDLAALYFSALDIGLTRRDLLRFLMGYFQRPLRETLREEARLLAWLQAKAAKLHARYLRKYAPGASA, encoded by the coding sequence ATGCAACTGATCCTCGCCGAACCCTTCCGGTCCCTCTGGCAGGGCAAGGATGCCTTCGCCGAGGTGGAGAAGCTGCAGGGCCAGGTCTACCGCGAGCTGGAAGGCCGCCGCACCCTGCGTACCGAAGTGGCCGGGCGCGGCTACTTCGTCAAGATCCACCGCGGCATCGGCTGGGGCGAGATCGTCAAGAACCTGCTCAGCGCCAAGGCGCCGGTGCTCGGCGCCGGCCAGGAGTGGACGGCGATCCAGCGCCTCACCGAGGTTGGCGTGCCGACCATGACCGCGGTGGCCTTCGGCGCGCGCGGCGCCAATCCGGCGACCCAGCACTCGTTCATCGTCACCGAGGAGCTGGCGCCCACCGTCAGCCTCGAGGACTTCAGCCGCGACTGGCGCGACACGCCGCCCGCGCCGCGCCTCAAGCGCGCGCTAATCCAGCGGCTCGCCGAGATGGTCGGGGGCATGCACCGCGCCGGGGTCAACCACCGTGACTGCTACATCTGCCACTTCCTGCTGCATACGGACAAGCCCGTGAGCGCCGACGACTTCCGCCTGTCGGTGATCGACCTGCACCGCGCGCAGACCCGCGCAGCCGTGCCGCGGCGCTGGCGCGACAAGGACCTGGCCGCGCTGTACTTCTCGGCGCTGGACATCGGCCTGACCCGCCGCGATCTGCTGCGCTTCCTGATGGGCTACTTCCAGCGCCCGCTGCGCGAGACCCTGCGCGAGGAAGCGCGCCTGCTGGCCTGGCTGCAGGCCAAGGCGGCGAAGCTGCACGCGCGCTACCTGCGCAAGTACGCCCCGGGAGCCTCGGCATGA
- a CDS encoding glycosyltransferase family 4 protein yields MQLAFVLYKYFPFGGLQRDFLRIAQECQRRGHAIRVYTPIWEGEVPAGFDVRVAPIRAFFNHNRNEKFSAWLAADLARDPVDRVVGFNKMPGLDVYYAADGCYEDKAQTLRNPLYRFGKRYRHFAEYERAVFAPEAHTEILMISEVQQPLFVKHYATPAERFHLLPPGIALDRRAPANAAAIRAEFRQEFDLGDDDLLLVQIGSGFKTKGLDRSLRALAALPRELKARTRLIAIGQDDPKPFLLQVKALGLSEQVQILKGRSDIPRFLLGADLLIHPAYNENTGTVLLEALVSGLPVLVTDVCGYAHYIGEADCGRVLPSPFAQERLNQYLAEMLADAAARARWRANGLAFADTADLYSMPQKAADVILGEGA; encoded by the coding sequence ATGCAACTGGCCTTCGTGCTCTACAAGTACTTCCCGTTCGGCGGCCTGCAGCGCGACTTCCTGCGCATCGCCCAGGAGTGTCAGCGCCGCGGCCACGCCATCCGCGTCTACACGCCGATCTGGGAGGGCGAGGTGCCCGCCGGCTTCGACGTGCGCGTGGCGCCGATCAGGGCGTTCTTCAATCACAATCGCAACGAGAAGTTCAGCGCCTGGCTGGCCGCCGACCTGGCCCGCGACCCGGTCGACCGGGTGGTCGGCTTCAACAAGATGCCGGGCCTCGACGTCTACTACGCCGCCGACGGCTGCTACGAGGACAAGGCGCAGACCCTGCGCAACCCGCTGTACCGCTTCGGCAAGCGTTACCGGCACTTCGCCGAGTACGAGCGCGCGGTGTTCGCACCCGAGGCGCACACCGAGATCCTGATGATCTCCGAGGTGCAGCAGCCGCTGTTCGTCAAGCACTACGCCACCCCGGCCGAGCGCTTCCACCTGCTGCCGCCGGGCATCGCCCTGGACCGCCGCGCCCCGGCCAACGCCGCGGCGATCCGCGCTGAGTTCCGTCAGGAGTTCGACCTGGGCGACGACGACCTGCTGCTGGTGCAGATCGGCTCGGGGTTCAAGACCAAGGGCCTGGACCGCAGCCTGCGGGCGCTCGCCGCGCTGCCGCGCGAGCTGAAGGCCCGCACCCGGCTGATCGCCATCGGCCAGGACGATCCCAAGCCGTTCCTGCTGCAGGTCAAGGCCCTCGGCCTGTCCGAGCAGGTGCAGATCCTCAAGGGCCGCAGCGACATCCCGCGGTTCCTGCTCGGCGCCGACCTGCTGATCCACCCGGCCTACAACGAGAACACCGGCACCGTGCTGCTCGAGGCGCTGGTCTCCGGCCTGCCGGTGCTGGTCACCGACGTCTGCGGCTACGCCCACTACATCGGCGAGGCCGACTGCGGCCGGGTACTGCCCAGCCCGTTCGCCCAGGAGCGCCTCAACCAGTATCTGGCCGAGATGCTCGCCGACGCTGCCGCGCGCGCGCGCTGGCGCGCCAACGGCCTGGCCTTCGCCGACACGGCCGACCTCTACTCCATGCCGCAGAAGGCCGCCGACGTGATCCTCGGGGAGGGCGCATGA
- the waaC gene encoding lipopolysaccharide heptosyltransferase I, with translation MRVLLIKTSSLGDVIHTLPALTDAMRAIPGIRFDWVVEEGFAEIPTWHPAVERVIPVALRRWRRNLWSTLRSGEWQQFKARLAERDYDLVLDAQGLVKSAFLTRYARGPVAGLDRASAREPLASRFYDRGCAVPWGVHAVERVRQLFAAALGYPLPTETGDYVLDRQRLLAGRDDQPYLLFLHGTTWATKHWPERYWRELAELLGRQGWAIRLPWGNAEEKARAERIAAGLAHVSVLPKLNLAGVASELAGARACVAVDTGLGHLAAALDVPTVSLYGPTNPGFTGAYGRGQIHLASDFPCAPCLKKRCAYQPTAEDRQRFDLASEQPLCFTRLNPARVAAELAALLPARIA, from the coding sequence GTGCGCGTCCTGCTGATCAAGACCTCGTCGCTGGGCGATGTGATCCACACCCTGCCGGCGCTTACCGACGCCATGCGCGCCATCCCCGGCATCCGCTTCGACTGGGTGGTGGAGGAGGGCTTCGCCGAGATCCCGACCTGGCATCCGGCGGTCGAGCGGGTCATCCCGGTGGCCCTGCGCCGCTGGCGCAGGAACCTGTGGAGCACCCTCCGCAGCGGCGAGTGGCAGCAGTTCAAGGCGCGCCTGGCCGAGCGCGACTACGACCTGGTGCTCGACGCCCAAGGCCTTGTCAAGAGCGCCTTCCTCACCCGCTACGCGCGCGGCCCGGTCGCCGGCCTGGATCGCGCCAGCGCCCGCGAGCCGCTGGCCAGCCGCTTCTACGATCGCGGCTGCGCGGTGCCCTGGGGCGTGCATGCGGTGGAGCGCGTGCGCCAGCTGTTCGCCGCGGCGCTCGGTTATCCGCTGCCGACGGAAACCGGCGACTATGTGCTGGACCGCCAGCGTCTGCTCGCCGGGCGCGACGACCAGCCCTACCTGCTGTTCCTGCACGGCACCACCTGGGCCACCAAGCACTGGCCGGAGCGCTACTGGCGCGAGCTGGCCGAACTGCTCGGTCGCCAGGGCTGGGCAATCCGCCTGCCGTGGGGCAATGCCGAGGAGAAGGCGCGCGCCGAGCGCATCGCCGCCGGCCTGGCACACGTCAGCGTACTGCCGAAACTGAACCTCGCCGGTGTCGCCAGCGAGCTGGCCGGTGCGCGCGCCTGCGTGGCGGTGGACACCGGCCTCGGCCACCTGGCCGCCGCCCTCGACGTGCCGACCGTGTCCCTGTACGGTCCGACCAACCCCGGCTTCACCGGCGCCTACGGGCGCGGGCAGATCCACCTGGCCAGCGACTTCCCCTGCGCGCCCTGCCTGAAGAAGCGCTGCGCCTACCAGCCGACGGCCGAGGACCGCCAGCGCTTCGATCTGGCCAGCGAACAGCCGCTGTGCTTCACCCGTCTGAATCCGGCGCGGGTCGCCGCCGAACTGGCCGCCCTGCTGCCTGCGAGAATCGCCTGA
- the waaF gene encoding lipopolysaccharide heptosyltransferase II, translating into MNILIIGPSWVGDMVMAQTLFQCLRQRHPDCQIDVLAPEWSRPILERMPEVRQALSFPFGHGVLDLAGRRRIGKSLAGRYDQAILLPNSLKSALVPLFAGIPQRTGWVGELRYGLLNDIRKLDKQRYPLMIERFMALAYAPGAALPQPYPRPHLQIDPASRAAALQKFGLELDRPVLALCPGAEFGEAKRWPAEHYAAVADAKIRAGWQVWLFGSKNDHPVGEMIREELIPGLQEEAVNLAGETSLAEAIDLLSCAAAVVSNDSGLMHVAAALGRPLVAVYGSTSPQFTPPLAEQVEIVRLGLDCSPCFERTCRFGHYNCLRDLRPQPVLEALERLAGDPLADPLPLEH; encoded by the coding sequence ATGAATATCCTGATCATCGGCCCCAGCTGGGTGGGCGACATGGTGATGGCGCAGACGCTGTTCCAGTGTCTCAGGCAGCGCCACCCCGACTGCCAGATCGACGTGCTGGCCCCCGAGTGGAGCCGGCCGATCCTCGAGCGCATGCCCGAGGTGCGCCAGGCCCTGAGCTTCCCGTTCGGCCACGGCGTGCTCGACCTCGCCGGGCGCCGGCGCATCGGCAAGTCGCTGGCCGGTCGGTACGACCAGGCGATCCTGCTGCCCAACTCGCTGAAATCCGCGCTGGTGCCGCTATTCGCCGGCATCCCCCAGCGCACCGGCTGGGTCGGCGAGCTGCGCTACGGCCTGCTCAACGACATCCGCAAGCTGGACAAGCAGCGCTATCCGCTGATGATCGAACGCTTCATGGCCCTGGCCTATGCGCCGGGCGCCGCGTTGCCGCAACCCTATCCGCGTCCGCACCTGCAGATCGACCCGGCCAGCCGTGCCGCGGCGCTGCAGAAATTCGGCCTGGAGCTGGACCGTCCGGTGCTGGCACTGTGCCCCGGCGCCGAGTTCGGCGAGGCCAAGCGCTGGCCGGCCGAGCACTACGCCGCGGTGGCCGACGCCAAGATCCGCGCCGGCTGGCAGGTCTGGCTGTTCGGCTCGAAGAACGACCACCCGGTCGGCGAGATGATCCGCGAGGAGCTGATCCCCGGCCTGCAGGAAGAGGCGGTTAACCTGGCCGGCGAGACCAGTCTGGCCGAGGCCATCGACCTGCTGTCCTGCGCCGCGGCGGTGGTGTCCAACGACTCCGGGCTGATGCACGTGGCCGCCGCGCTGGGTCGCCCGCTGGTGGCGGTGTACGGCTCCACCTCGCCGCAGTTCACCCCGCCCCTGGCCGAGCAGGTGGAGATCGTCCGCCTCGGTCTCGACTGCAGCCCGTGCTTCGAGCGCACCTGTCGCTTCGGCCACTACAACTGCCTGCGCGACCTGCGCCCGCAGCCGGTGCTGGAGGCGCTCGAGCGCCTGGCCGGCGACCCGCTGGCCGATCCGTTGCCGCTGGAGCACTGA
- a CDS encoding branched-chain amino acid transaminase encodes MSMADRDGVIWYDGELVPWREANTHVLTHSLHYGMGVFEGVRAYNTPDGTAIFRLQAHTDRLFDSAHIMGMKIPFTKDEINEATRAAVRENGLESAYIRPLAFYGSEGMGIRADNLKVHVVVAAWHWGAYMGEEALERGIKIRTSSFTRHHVNISMTRAKASGHYINSMLALQEAVSAGADEALLLDPEGYVAEGSGENVFIVKDGVIYTPEVTACLNGITRNTVLTLARELGVEIVEKRITRDEVYIADEAFFTGTAAEVTPIRELDGRQIGAGRRGPVTEKLQKAYFDLVTGKTAAHAEWRTLVK; translated from the coding sequence ATGTCGATGGCCGATCGTGATGGCGTTATCTGGTATGACGGCGAACTGGTGCCGTGGCGCGAAGCCAACACCCACGTGCTGACCCATTCCCTGCACTACGGCATGGGCGTGTTCGAGGGCGTGCGCGCCTACAACACTCCGGATGGCACCGCGATCTTCCGTCTGCAGGCGCACACCGACCGCCTGTTCGACTCCGCCCACATCATGGGCATGAAGATCCCCTTCACCAAGGACGAGATCAACGAGGCCACCCGCGCCGCGGTGCGCGAGAACGGTCTGGAAAGCGCCTACATCCGTCCGCTGGCCTTCTACGGCTCGGAAGGCATGGGCATCCGCGCCGACAACCTGAAGGTCCACGTGGTCGTCGCCGCCTGGCACTGGGGCGCCTACATGGGCGAGGAAGCGCTGGAGCGCGGCATCAAGATCCGCACCAGCTCGTTCACCCGCCACCACGTGAACATCTCGATGACCCGCGCCAAGGCCAGCGGTCACTACATCAACTCGATGCTGGCCCTGCAGGAAGCCGTGTCCGCCGGCGCCGACGAGGCCCTGCTGCTGGATCCGGAAGGCTACGTGGCCGAGGGTTCGGGCGAGAACGTGTTCATCGTCAAGGACGGCGTGATCTACACCCCCGAGGTGACCGCCTGCCTGAACGGCATCACCCGCAACACCGTGCTGACCCTGGCGCGCGAGCTGGGCGTGGAGATCGTCGAGAAGCGCATCACCCGCGACGAGGTGTACATCGCCGACGAGGCCTTCTTCACCGGCACCGCCGCCGAAGTGACCCCGATCCGCGAACTGGACGGCCGCCAGATCGGCGCCGGCCGCCGTGGCCCTGTCACCGAGAAGCTGCAGAAGGCCTACTTCGACCTGGTCACCGGCAAGACCGCCGCCCACGCCGAGTGGCGCACCCTGGTCAAGTAA
- the glnE gene encoding bifunctional [glutamate--ammonia ligase]-adenylyl-L-tyrosine phosphorylase/[glutamate--ammonia-ligase] adenylyltransferase, whose amino-acid sequence MSLPSLTALPAELQALVEHARETFISHLDEAGQAALAGWPQARREALERVFGASDFVAEQAARSPQMLVELAASGELERRLTEGELRGQLAAALEGCDSEDELARRLRRYRNRQQSRIIWRDVTRQADLSETCRDLSELADACIDLAYHWLYARQCEQSGTPVGARSGEQQHLVILGMGKLGAYELNLSSDIDLIFAYPEGGETEGARRSLDNQEFFTRVGQKLIKALDALTVDGFVFRVDMRLRPYGSSGPLVYSFNAMEQYYQDQGRDWERYAMIKARVVAGDQLAGERLQQMLRPFVYRRYLDFSAIEALRTMKQLIQQEVRRKGMAENIKLGAGGIREVEFIAQAFQLIHGGRDLSLQQRPLLKVLDTLVGQGYLPPPVVDELKDGYRFLRYLEHALQAIADRQTQMLPDGELERARVAFIMGFDGWNALLDQLAHWRGRIDWHFRQVIADPDEEAGANLAGVGDEWLPLWQGALEPEVARQQLVEAGFVDAVGAWQRLEGLQHGSQVRAMQRLGRERLDAFMPRLLAAMVAHGQSDLLLERVLPLVEAVARRSAYLVLLSENPGALDRLLTLCAASPWVAEQIARFPLLLDELLNEGRLYSPPGKDELAAELRERLTRIPEDDLEQQMEALRHFKLAHGLRVAASEIAGSLPLMKVSDYLTWLAEAILEQVLQLAWRQVGLKHGYPRREDGSSVSEPEFVIVGYGKVGGIELGHSSDLDLVFIHNGDQHSETDGAKPIDSAQFYTRLGQRLIHLLTAQTASGALYEVDMRLRPSGAAGLLASSLSAFARYQDSEAWTWEHQALVRARVLAGSAEVGARFEAIRAEVLGRERDSAALRAEVSEMRAKMRDNLGSKATLGGTAPEAFEAGQTFDLKHDAGGIVDIEFMVQYAVLAWSRQYPELLRFTDNIRILEGLERAGLIASSDVRLLQEAYKAYRAAAHRLALQKQPGSVSGDHFHEERRGVMRIWRELGLA is encoded by the coding sequence ATGAGCCTCCCCTCCCTGACCGCTCTGCCGGCGGAACTCCAGGCGCTCGTCGAGCATGCCCGCGAGACCTTCATCAGCCATCTCGACGAGGCCGGCCAGGCCGCCCTGGCGGGCTGGCCGCAGGCGCGCCGCGAGGCGCTGGAGCGGGTGTTCGGCGCCAGCGACTTCGTCGCCGAGCAGGCCGCGCGCAGCCCGCAGATGCTCGTCGAGCTCGCCGCCAGTGGCGAGCTGGAGCGGCGCCTGACCGAGGGCGAGCTGCGCGGACAGCTGGCGGCGGCGCTGGAGGGCTGCGACAGCGAGGACGAACTGGCGCGCCGCCTGCGCCGCTATCGCAACCGTCAGCAGAGTCGCATCATCTGGCGCGACGTCACCCGCCAGGCCGACCTGTCCGAGACCTGCCGCGACCTGTCCGAGCTCGCCGATGCCTGCATCGACCTGGCCTACCACTGGCTGTACGCGCGCCAGTGCGAACAGTCCGGCACGCCGGTCGGGGCGCGCAGCGGCGAGCAGCAGCACCTGGTGATTCTCGGCATGGGCAAGCTCGGTGCCTACGAGCTCAACCTGTCCTCGGACATCGACTTGATCTTCGCCTATCCCGAGGGTGGCGAGACCGAGGGCGCGCGGCGCTCGCTGGACAACCAGGAGTTCTTCACCCGCGTCGGCCAGAAGCTGATCAAGGCGCTGGATGCGCTCACCGTCGACGGCTTCGTGTTCCGCGTCGACATGCGCCTGCGCCCCTACGGCTCCAGCGGCCCGCTGGTGTACAGCTTCAACGCCATGGAGCAGTACTACCAGGACCAGGGCCGCGACTGGGAGCGCTACGCGATGATCAAGGCGCGCGTGGTGGCCGGCGACCAGCTCGCCGGCGAGCGCCTGCAGCAGATGCTGCGGCCGTTCGTCTACCGCCGCTATCTGGACTTCTCGGCGATCGAGGCGCTGCGCACCATGAAGCAGCTGATCCAGCAGGAGGTGCGGCGCAAGGGCATGGCCGAGAACATCAAGCTCGGTGCCGGCGGCATCCGCGAGGTGGAGTTCATCGCCCAGGCCTTCCAGCTGATCCACGGTGGCCGCGACCTCAGCCTGCAGCAGCGACCGCTGCTCAAGGTGCTCGACACGTTGGTCGGCCAGGGCTACCTGCCGCCGCCGGTGGTCGACGAGCTGAAGGACGGCTATCGCTTCCTGCGTTACCTGGAGCACGCCCTGCAGGCGATCGCCGACCGGCAGACGCAGATGCTCCCCGACGGCGAGCTGGAGCGCGCGCGGGTGGCCTTCATCATGGGCTTCGATGGCTGGAACGCGCTGCTCGACCAGCTGGCGCACTGGCGCGGGCGCATCGACTGGCACTTCCGCCAGGTGATCGCCGATCCCGACGAGGAGGCCGGCGCCAACCTCGCCGGCGTCGGCGACGAGTGGCTGCCGCTGTGGCAGGGGGCGCTGGAGCCCGAGGTGGCGCGCCAGCAACTGGTCGAGGCCGGTTTCGTCGATGCGGTCGGCGCCTGGCAACGCCTCGAGGGGCTGCAGCACGGCTCGCAGGTGCGCGCCATGCAGCGCCTCGGTCGCGAGCGGCTGGACGCCTTCATGCCGCGCCTGCTCGCCGCCATGGTCGCCCACGGTCAGTCCGATCTGCTGCTCGAGCGCGTGCTGCCGCTGGTCGAGGCGGTGGCGCGGCGCTCGGCCTACCTGGTGCTGCTCAGCGAGAACCCCGGCGCCCTCGACCGCCTGCTGACCCTGTGCGCGGCCAGCCCGTGGGTGGCCGAGCAGATCGCCCGCTTCCCGCTGCTGCTCGACGAGTTGCTCAACGAGGGCCGCCTGTACAGTCCGCCGGGCAAGGACGAGCTGGCCGCCGAGCTGCGCGAACGGCTGACCCGCATCCCCGAGGACGACCTCGAGCAGCAGATGGAGGCGCTGCGCCACTTCAAGCTGGCCCATGGCCTGCGCGTGGCCGCCTCGGAGATCGCCGGCAGCCTGCCGCTGATGAAGGTCTCCGACTACCTGACCTGGCTGGCCGAGGCGATCCTCGAGCAGGTGCTGCAGCTGGCCTGGCGCCAGGTCGGCCTGAAGCATGGCTACCCGCGCCGCGAGGACGGCAGCAGCGTCAGCGAGCCCGAGTTCGTCATCGTCGGCTACGGCAAGGTCGGCGGCATTGAGCTGGGCCACAGCTCCGACCTCGACCTGGTGTTCATCCACAACGGCGACCAGCACAGCGAGACCGACGGCGCCAAGCCGATCGACAGCGCGCAGTTCTACACCCGCCTGGGCCAGCGCCTCATCCACCTGCTCACCGCACAGACCGCCTCGGGTGCGCTCTACGAGGTCGACATGCGCCTGCGTCCGTCCGGCGCGGCGGGCCTGCTGGCCAGTTCGCTATCGGCCTTCGCCCGCTACCAGGACAGCGAGGCCTGGACCTGGGAGCACCAGGCGCTGGTGCGCGCCCGCGTGCTGGCCGGCTCCGCCGAGGTCGGCGCGCGCTTCGAGGCGATCCGCGCCGAAGTGCTCGGCCGCGAGCGCGACAGCGCCGCGCTGCGTGCCGAGGTGAGCGAGATGCGCGCCAAGATGCGCGACAACCTGGGCAGCAAGGCGACCCTGGGCGGCACCGCGCCGGAGGCGTTCGAGGCCGGGCAGACCTTCGATCTCAAGCACGACGCCGGTGGTATCGTCGATATCGAATTTATGGTGCAATATGCCGTTCTCGCCTGGTCGCGGCAGTACCCTGAACTGCTGCGTTTCACCGACAACATCCGCATTCTGGAAGGGCTGGAGCGGGCTGGCCTGATCGCGAGCTCCGACGTCCGACTCCTGCAGGAGGCCTACAAGGCCTATCGCGCAGCCGCCCACCGCCTGGCCCTGCAAAAGCAGCCCGGCAGTGTGAGCGGAGACCACTTCCACGAGGAACGCCGCGGCGTGATGCGGATCTGGCGCGAACTGGGGCTGGCCTGA